The following are encoded in a window of Impatiens glandulifera chromosome 5, dImpGla2.1, whole genome shotgun sequence genomic DNA:
- the LOC124940156 gene encoding pathogenesis-related leaf protein 4-like, which translates to MGLSFKISLALLLCLLVLVIVLPSYAQNSPQDYLNAHNTARAQVGVGPMRWNETVAQFARNYANGRLGDCNLIHSGGPYGENLAKGSGAFTGVGGVNLWVAEKSFYNYNSNTCASGKVCGHYTQVVWRNSNQLGCFRGQCLNGWWFIICSYYPAGNIIGQRPYDFLEDM; encoded by the coding sequence ATGGGATTGAGCTTCAAAATTTCTCTTGCTCTTCTTTTGTGTCTTTTGGTTTTGGTCATTGTTCTTCCCTCTTATGCACAAAACTCCCCTCAAGACTACCTAAATGCGCACAACACTGCACGTGCCCAAGTTGGCGTTGGGCCCATGAGATGGAACGAAACCGTCGCTCAATTTGCTCGTAACTATGCTAATGGAAGGTTAGGTGACTGCAACCTCATCCACTCTGGCGGACCATATGGGGAGAATCTTGCCAAGGGCAGTGGTGCTTTTACTGGAGTGGGCGGGGTGAACCTTTGGGTTGCCGAGAAATctttttataactataattcGAATACTTGTGCCTCTGGTAAAGTTTGCGGACATTACACTCAGGTGGTGTGGCGTAACTCTAATCAACTCGGTTGTTTTAGGGGTCAATGCTTGAACGGTTGGTGGTTTATCATATGTAGTTATTATCCTGCTGGTAATATCATCGGACAACGCCCCTATGACTTTCTCGAAGATATGTAA